Below is a window of Apodemus sylvaticus chromosome 5, mApoSyl1.1, whole genome shotgun sequence DNA.
TAAGGTATTAAAAATGATGGACAGTTTTTCTATAACATTCCAGATCTAGCCTAGGTCCTACAACTAGTGACCCTGCCTACTCTGACCGCCCATGGGTGCACCACAGCCAACTTCTAGACTCCCACCaggaacccacacacatacctgcaACTACCCACAGGTCCCTCTGAACAACCTCAAAAAActgttatatgtatataatattccAGGTTGTATATATACAGTGATTCAATTCTAGCAAACACTAAGTGGGTGATATTTTCACTCTTGTATTATAGATTAGAGAAGAATTTCACTAATTAGACCAAAGATACCAGCTGGCAAATGGTAGATCTAGGCTGCAAAGCCAAGCAGCCCTGCCTTGAAGCAAAATACTCTTCTGTCTCCAGGAAAGTGAGTCCCTTCACCTGTACTTTGAATTtccaaacacatttttataacTTCACATAGCACTATAAAATAGTAAAACATCAAGTCAATAAACTACGATATTTGAAATCTATAGTCtgacattttaatatttcattgaaTATTCACTTCTTTGCTATTAAAATATCATAGGACTGAGCAGTAAATTTTATAGTAAAATAATTCTAGAGTCTTCTTCAGTCCAAATGCAATTATACATAAGTGAAGGACAGTGAACCATCTATTGTTGGGATATCTTTATTCCATTATAGCGTCATGTCATTTGATTAAAATATTGAAGACTGAAAAGACTTTTCAAGGAGTTTCTTCATTATCACAGAACCTGACTTTGTATTATTTGCTGCAGAATATTAGCCAATTTTAAACTAAAGTttggctgggcagtagtggtgcacgtctttaatcctagtacttgggaggcagagtcaggtggatttctgagttcgaggccagcctggtctacagagtgggttctgaaatagccagggctacacagagaaaccctgtctcgaaaaattaaaaaaaacctcacttccagaagatcctgctataccactcctgggcatatacccagaagactccccaccatgtaataaggatacatgttctactatgttcatagcagccctatttataattgccagatgctggaaagaacccaggtatccctcaacagaagagtggatgcaaaaaatgtggtatatctacacaatggagtactattcagccattagaaacaatgaattcatgaaattcttaggcaaatggatggagctagagaatatcatactaagtgaggtaacccagactcaaaaggtgaatcatggtatgcactcactaataagtggatattaacctagaaaactggaatacccaaaacataatccacacatcaaatgaggtacaagaagaaaggaggagtggcccctgattctggaaagactcagtgaaacagtattcggcaaaaccagaacgggggaagtgggaaggggtgggtgggaggacaggggaagagaagggggcttacgggactttcggggagtgggggggctagaaaagggaaatcatttgaaatgtaaataaattatatcgaataaaaaaaaaaaagaagttagactccagaaaaccaaataactctattaaaaaatggggtacagagttaaacagggaattctcacctgaagaacttcggatggcggggaagcatcttaaaaagtgctcaacttcattagtcattagggaaatgcaaatcaaaacaaccctgagatttcaccttaaaccagtcagaatggctaagattaaaaattcaggagacagcaggtgttggagaggatgtggagaaagaggaacactcctccactgctggtggggttgcaaattggtacaaccactctggaaatcagtctggcggttcctccgaaaactgggcacctcacttccagaagatcctgctataccactcctgggcatatacccagaggattccccaccatgtaataaggatacataaggattcatagcagccctatttataattgccagatgctggaaagaacccaggtatccctcaacagaagagtggatgcaaaaaatgtggtatatctacacaatggagtactattcagccattagaaacaatgaattcatgaaattcttaggcaaatggatggagctagaaaacatcatactaagtgaggtaacccagactcaaaaggtgactcatggtatgcactcactaataagtggatattaacctagaaaactggaataccccaatcataatccatacatcaaatgaggtacaagaagaaaggaggagtggccccttgttctagaaagactcagtgaagaagtatagggcaaaaccagaacggggaagtgggaaggggtgggtgggaggacgggggagaaaagggggcttatgggactttcggggagtggggggctagaaaaggggaaatcatttgaaatgtaaataaaaaatatatcgaattaaaaaaaagacaaaaaaaattatatgactCAAACTTCATCAAATTATATCAAACTGATCAAATTAGATTGATGATCAcctgctattttattttaaattaagcatACCAGtctgattttataaataaattctgGAAATCACTCTTTTAAATCATTATGGCTTGCAGGTTTTGAATTTACTCTAAATTTACTTACAATTTTTAGGCTTTATCTCTATGTATGAGAGAATGTATGTCACGTTTTTCACTGCCCAAAAAGGCCTGAAGAGGCCATTAGATCTTCtcaggctggagttacaggtggttatgggCACCACCCTCTAACCCTTATCTGCAGAATGTGTTCTGGAAACCAAATTCAGAGACTTCTTAAAGTATATTTGCATAGGAAAAAAGTGATTGGGTGTTATTTGCATGTAGCAGAATAGAGAGTTACATGAAGGCTGAATCTGCATTTACTAACAAGTCCTCAAACTctaatcatgaaaaataatactaCAGTAATATAACAAGAATCACAAAAacacatttcaaaatattaacATGAAAAATTGCATTCACCTAAAgctgaaatgtttttaattttttttttttaacctggcaGGTAGTATGGGTCTTTAATGGTTGGCTCAATCACCAGGCCACTTCAAAGAGTTCCTGACATAATATAAAACATCTCACAACTATGAGTTTTTCACATTCATTAATACAGTGAAGGTATTATTTGACTAAGGCTGACAGCCCAGCCAGCGTCCTATCATATAGACAGCAGTGTGTTCTTCACAcagactaagtattcaaatgtcACAATAGACTTAATAGTAgctttttttaggcaaatggttggatctggaaaatatcatcctaagtgagataacccaatcacaaaagaatacacatggaatgcaatctctgataagtggatattaattagcccagaagctctgaatacccaaggcacaaatagcataacaaatgactcccatgaagaagtaaggagagggtcctgatcctgaaaaggcttgatctagcattggaggggagtatcaggacagagaaaaaggagagaggtgattggagaatgagtggagagaagaaggtttatgggacatatagggagggggggaaccgggaaaggggatatcatttcgaatgtaaacaaggaatatagaaaataaaaaaaagaaaagaaaaaaataaataagagttgcctaggtcctggtgtctgttcacagcagtaaaactaagACAGAGCAACTAGGCAAACCTTGATGTGTAGATTTTAGTCAAAACAGTCCTTACACTTTCTTCATTGTACCCGAGTCCTGCCATTTCCAGACTACACAGGGGTATACAGGAATTTTTAAGCCACGTGAGAGGGGATCAAGCTATGTGACTCTTGATACTTTTGTTCATTAGACTGGCCTTTTCTGTTGTTATCTTTTAGATTCATACAAGTATTTGTCTTATATCTTCCAAAGTTCCATTCTACAACATCTCAGTTAATCAAAgactgtgtatgtatttatggagatgtgtgtgtgtgtgtgtcaaaaagATATGTTTACATGCATAATCTGATTCATTGCTGTTAAGGATTTTGTTGACATAGATTACTGAGGAAGATCCTTTCAACTTCAGTAACCaggctgtgtttcttctttatgtttTTGAAACTTATTTTGGGACTAGAAGCCTCTTCAGCACAAGGCACCCAAAATTCTAGAAGATCATATGAACAAATCAAGTCATGTTTATAGTATCAAGATTTAAACTCCTTGAGAAGATATTTAAAGGACAGAAAGATGCGTGAACAGATAgagacacttgccaccaaactGAACAACCTCAGGCCATTCCCCCAAGCTCAAATTATGGATGCAAAGTCccaactcctgcaagttttcctctgaactccacagcATGGTGTAGcatgaacacataaacacactgtgtagaaaggagagaaaaaataaataagaaataaaacattttacagTCTTACTACAAACCTATTGCATATGAGAAAAAGAGCAAGCACTGAAAACAGCTGACATTCCTTTGAGGAGAAGTCACAGTGACACTGTCTCAGAACAATGGAGACTCACACATCACACTAAGCAAGGTGCTGATACCAACCTGTTACCACAGAACTTAGAAGACTACTACagaagaatcacaagttcaaggctagcttgagcCATATAGTGAGACCAGTACTCAAACAATAAAGAGGCCAGGGAAAGTAGTAACTTAATTACAATGGAGACTTAGCTAATCAACACAACTAAAAATGGTTAGTAACAAAATCTCtggttgataaaaaaaaaaaataatacttttgTTTCATGGATTCCAGAAGTTAGGGTGCTTTGCAGAATTGCTTGGGattattttttctacttgattCCTTGATCAACAATCCAGAGCTAACAAAGCGTGGGGAAAACTAAATAGTTTTTTGTAGTGAACCATTTTTATGGTGTCATGAACTGTGCCCTCCTCCCAGCCTTGGGGCTAGCTACAATCCAGCCTTTGAGGTTCTGACCCATTGTTCTCCAAAGAACCTACAGCTTCCCGTGAATACTTGTGAGCCACTAGCGAATGTCTGAGCTAGCCTGGGGCAGAGAGCTGAAGTCCTTTGATCTGCcagacctgcagtttcctgaatcAAGCAGGCTATCCTATCCGCTGAGCAGTGTGGAGCAGTGGAGCCTACACACCCCGGAGTTTGGGGGGGAGGGACTCGCCCCAAAAACccttaaattgtcagaccccAATTAACCTTTAGGCCTCGATCAGCAGTTGGGTTGTCCTAGCCTCCATTCTTTTTCACTGTCTCCCCATCTATCCcctgcttctcttccagggactcAGTTCGCTGTGGCTGCAAGCAGTTACACTTTTTAGCCTGAATTTTAGAATTTTGCACAGTTAAACTAATATTAATTTAAGGTATTGTGTCATCACCAATGaaaaattatatactatataattataatttacaaGTGGCCCTTTCTACGGAGTTTTATGAAAAGTAACATATTTTCCCTACAAAGTTTAGGTTCTGTTGATTtttataagtgaaaaaaaaatcataatctatgaaaggtcaaagTGCAAACGACTTGTCTTTTCATTGCTTCCCCAGATCTTGGAGTTCCTGAATTTGAGCTATCCTTATTgacttctgtttttctctccatATCACATAGTCAGTGAAAAATTGGCTCAGTGTTGACCAAACAGTTCTGTCTCTTATCAGCTCTAATTAGTTCAGCCCTTATCATGGGACATGGATTATATTTTGGAGTCAACATTAAAAGACATTTTACTACTTTTATCTCTCCATTCCTACCTCCTTatgaaaatgataaaatacattttcacttTTGGAAAGTATGCATTTTCATTCTATGGAGTTTCTTTTCTTATAAATAAGAAATCAATAGGGCAAaggaatttaaaatatgtaaaactgtGTGATCTTCAATAACTAAACTAAATACCAAACACTAAATcccttgtctctctttctcctcaagTGACCCATTACCACATTTTCCCTTTGGCTCTGGCCAAACTTCAGTGGTTCTTGGAAACAATTCCCTTGGCCAAATATACTTAGAATGACAATCTCAGAATTCTATGGCAGTACTGAAGTAACTTTCCAGTGTTGCTTATTAGCTGCCTTTCCCTCTGTGGAGGCATTACACTTGACTTTCTGTCAAGCCAAGGCTAGATAGAGGTCAGCAGGTTTTGGATTGTTACCTAACTCCTGGCTATTCCAACACTGACCCAGGTAGgttagatggatggatgctgccttttcattattttcttaagTTAGTACACAAAATGGCAAGTTTCAtattgacatgtgtgtgtgttgtgcgtgttgtgtgtttgtgttgtagtTTGTTCTTTTTGATCCACTCATCTCTCCTCCTTGTAACCCTCTCTCACCTTCTGATAGAAACTATCTTTGAGGAAAATAAGACTTTCAAGTGGAAACACATACCACATAGGGAGAACCTAACCAAGCAAAAGAAATGAATTCATTGTGGAAACTGAAGCatgttaaccactgagcatcaGTCAGTCGGTTCCACGGTATTCACGCTTTTCTTAACTTCTCCAAAACACACAGTGAGCGTTATAAACCTGTACCCTCTACCCTCATTTGTCACCTTATCTCAGTTTACAGATAAATGTCCATCTCTGAGCCTGAAATATGTATATAGGCATCTTTCTATAATCACATATATAGTATTAATATACAAAGAAATTTCCAAATTATGAAACCACAGTTTCTTGAGAATTTCACATTTAATATCCAAAATTCTTTTAGTTCAGAGTCATCTGAAAGATGTGCCTACAAAattgtactttaaaaatataacaaatatgttTTTCCAAGTACATTAAAGATTTAACTTTTGGCATGCTATATGAGAGGCATATCAATTGTTATTTTTTTGGCCTGGagaaagcacattttttttctattttttgaagtttcattttattcaacttctttgtgagtttcacattatGCAttccagtcccactcatctcgcCATgctctccacccttgcaacctcttctctaaaagagaaaaatatcttatggaagctgtagtgtgtcacggCATGTCCCATTTTTGTCCCACAAAAcacacccttttgtccacatttCTTGGCTTTCACagagtcactggtctggtttgAGGTTTTTGGCTTCTTCTACCCTATCAGCACTGGACCCTCACTAGGACTCCTTTCAGATATGCCTTGTATAATGGAGATTCTGCAACTTCGGATCTTTAGGACTTGTCCCTTAATGGGATACAGCAGTTCATTAATGAGGTTGATCTTGGGGCTCCTGGATCTGATCCTCGTGAATGCTGGTCAACgcaccagctctcctgcacccatACCACCAGGGTGAGCTTTCAAGCACTGTGACAGCTAACTCATTTGGTGCCACAACCAGCGAGGGGCAGAgctagctctcctgctctcatgcacTGGGCACTAGCTCCCCAGAGTTTGCAccagcagggccagctctgctgtgctgcccagATGGGTGTAGGGCCCACTCTCCTAAGTGTTGCAGCCCCCCACGAAGAAGAGGGCTAGCTTTCGTGTTCTCATAACCTTCGGGACTGCTCTTCCCTCTGTCTTAGGTGGCAAGGGGCAAGGAGTGGGGAGGGCATCTCTCCCTTGCTCAGACCACAGTACAGCAGACAAATTGCAGAGAGCCTTGGGCCGGCTCTCCCATGCCCCACCACACAGCAAGGTCAGCTCCACAGTGCTGCCCAGTGAGGTGCAATGTCCACTCTCCCAAATGCTGCAGCCagtgagaggcagagccagctctctagAGTTCATGACCCTGGAGCCAACTCTTCCACCTGCTGCAGATGGCAAGAAGTAAGGGGGTGAGagaaggtttgtttatttatgtatttatgaagCTATATGATTACatcactttccttcttttctccctccaatcCTTTCCATGAATTCCCTTACTTTGTTTCAAATGCATGGCttcttttactttcattttacacacacatacacacacacacacatatatatatattcatatatattcttaaatacataaatataatctgctcaATACATATAGTGTTACTTCTAAATATGTGATTTcggggctgaccatttggtattggatcaTCAATTGGGGGACTCTTCCCTGAAGAAGACTATTTCTCTTGCTCTCAGCTCTCACTTCCAGTAGACTAATAATTGATACTTTACTTAAACTGTCTCCAAAGGTATGTTAGTCATTTAAATTCTCTGTGACTTTGTCAAATAACTGATGCTGTCCTAAACCAGAATTTCTCATCACTCTCCTATTTCAGGTAGCATAAGGGTTGGCACAGCCACCAGAAGCAATGGGTAAAACAAACCGCTCTGTAGTATCTGAGTTTGTTTTCCTGGGACTCTCCAATTCATGGATGATCCAgctattccttttccttttttcctgtaTGTTCTACGTGGCAAGTCTATTGGGGAATTTTCTTATTGTGCTAACTGTATCTTCAAACTCCCAATTACAGTCCCCTATGTACTTCCTACTAGCCAATCTTTCCATCATTGACTTGATATGTTCCTCATTCACAGCACCCAAAATGATTTATGACCTGCTGAGAAAGGACAAAACCATCTCTTTTGGGGGTTGCATCACTCAGATTTTTTTTATCCACGCAGTAGGTGGCACCGAGATGCTGCTGCTCATAGCCATGGCTTTTGACCGATATGTTGCCATATGTAAGCCTCTGCACTACCTCCTCATCATGAGTCCACAAAAGTGCATTTTGATTTTGGTTGCTTCTTGGATTATTGGCTTCATTCATTCAGTGACTCAGTTGATTTTTGTGGTAGACTTACCCTTCTGTGGCCCTAATGAACTAGACAGCTTTTTCTGTGACCTTCCACGATTTATTAAACTTGCCTGTATAAACACCAACACATTGGAGTTTATGGTTACTGCCAatagtgggttcatttctgtggcCTCCTTTTTAATTCTGATcatttcttacatatttattttggtGACTGTTCGAAATAAATCTTTGGGTAGTTTATATAAGGCCCTCTCCACTCTGTCAGCTCATGTCATGGTGGTAGTTTTGTTCTTTGGACCCATAATGTTCTTCTACTTGTGGCCAGTTTCAACATCCCATCTGGATAAATTTCTTGCCATCTTTGATGTAATTGTTACTCCTTTTTTAAATCCAGTGATATATACACTTAGGAATAAAGAGATGAAGGTGGCCATGAGAAGACTATGCACTCAGTTTATGAATTATATTAAGCTTTCTTAAATATAACCAAAGGTCCATGAACACACGAAGTAGAATTTCAGATGGATGTGTACTATACAAACCTCATTATATCTAACAGAACATCACTAGGTACTAATACCCGATGTACCCTTGCTTGTTTTCTGCCTGAATTGGATTTGGATATCAGTGTTTATAGAACAGACTTGAAGACAAAAGAGTTGCAAGCTTTACCTCTCCAATAATTTTATGTCACTACAATGATCAGTACAATAATGGTTAATGTTAAAGAGCACATTTGTAAAAAATCACATCTTAAATAGACTTACTTTAAACACAAATATTAACTTTCATTTCATCTGATTTGTTTTACTCTCCTGGTGATCTATTCTCTGTCCCTTCAGCTTATTTGATGTCCTGACTGTTTCAGGTTAGCCCGGTTTCGATGAGTGAGCATCAGAGAAAGATGAGTCCTAAGGACTTCATGCTGTTATGAAGTTTTGCTCTGCTTGCTGCCCTCACTCtaaggggggggaggggctggcttCCTGTCTCTCACTGGGCAGCATCTCTGGCACTGCTACTGGAACAGATAAATGATTCTATCACCACCCCAGGGAAGAAATGTAGGTTGTCAGCTACGACCACCATCCTTAGAAAACATTTGGACAAATAAAATTGTTAGTGAAGCTAGGCTAAGATGATTTTGGTACTAACTATCATATAGAAAAATCTTAGGGAACAACTTAaagttcagaaaggcacactGTTAATACTTAAGCTAGGAACTTCTTAAGGTCAGGGAGCCAGATGAATGGCAGCAGTGGCAGACATGACTTTACTGATGATGGACTGGTGATGATTGATTTCTTGTACTCActtttgccctcagcttcctgatatgatttaataaaaattgcTGATGAGTAGATTGCATACTGAGATTTAAAGAAGATATGACTAATTTTtgtataaaagtttagatttgtgattcttttaagagTCTTATAAAATTACTTTAAAGATAAGTAGTAATATAATTGTTCCTTTCTTTGTAACCACAAATTACTGCTTTccagtaagagaaactggctgagaaaactaCCTTGCTTGCCCacactttgttaatctataacaaatTGCTTAGTTACAACTGTTCATGGGCTCTTGGGAATAATGTGTTTTCTTTACCTGTACTCTGTAATGTTTTTCTTGTAAAGGTATTGGGAAATACTGTGTTTTCATAGTCATTCACTCAAAGAAAATAGAAtgtaatcacattgtaattttacCTGCTTGAAAGATTTTTGTGGGATATATAGGCTATGGAAGAAAAAACAGTATTGAAGCTTGCTCCATCCACCaggggtgtatgtgtatatgtgcatgtatgtacatatgtgtatgtgtaaaacgCTTGGAGCCTGACTGATAGAAATTTGCTCTAGCCATTCAATGTGTGACTGTTTATATTTATGTCTATCTCTAGGtctgtctgcatgcatgcatgtatatgtgtatgtatatatgtacatatgtatatatgtttgtatgtgtgaagtTATTGGAGTctgtcttttttaattttttttattcgatataatttatttacatttcaaatgatttccccttttctagccccccactccccgaaagtccctcaagcccccttctctccccctgtcctcccacccaccccttcccacttccctgttctggttttgccgaatactgcttcactgagtctttccagaaccaggggcctggAGTCTGTCTTTTGCTTCTTCTATTGGAGTCTGCCTTTTGCTtcatctagtgtgtgtgtgtgtgtgtgtgtgtgtgtgtgtgtgtgtgtgtgtgttctctctttccttttctttcttgccaGTCCTtaagagttaaagaaaaaaaactcagattt
It encodes the following:
- the LOC127684530 gene encoding olfactory receptor 4F6-like, translating into MGKTNRSVVSEFVFLGLSNSWMIQLFLFLFSCMFYVASLLGNFLIVLTVSSNSQLQSPMYFLLANLSIIDLICSSFTAPKMIYDLLRKDKTISFGGCITQIFFIHAVGGTEMLLLIAMAFDRYVAICKPLHYLLIMSPQKCILILVASWIIGFIHSVTQLIFVVDLPFCGPNELDSFFCDLPRFIKLACINTNTLEFMVTANSGFISVASFLILIISYIFILVTVRNKSLGSLYKALSTLSAHVMVVVLFFGPIMFFYLWPVSTSHLDKFLAIFDVIVTPFLNPVIYTLRNKEMKVAMRRLCTQFMNYIKLS